From one Gracilinanus agilis isolate LMUSP501 chromosome 5, AgileGrace, whole genome shotgun sequence genomic stretch:
- the ASB8 gene encoding ankyrin repeat and SOCS box protein 8 encodes MSSSMWYIMQSIQSKYSLSERLIRTIAAIRSFPHDNVEDLIRGGADVNCTHGTLKPLHCACMVSDADCVELLLEKGAEVNALDGYNRTALHYAAEKDEACVEVLLEYGANPNALDGNRDTPLHWAAFKNNAECVRALLESGASVNALDYNNDTPLSWAAMKGNLESVSILLDYGAEVRVTNLKGQTPISRLVALLVRGLGTEKEDSCFELLHRAVGHFELRKNGTMPGEVARDQQLCEKLTLLCSAPGTLKTLSRYAVRHSLGLQYLPDAVKGLPLPASLKEYLLLVE; translated from the exons ATGAGTTCCAGTATGTGGTATATTATGCAGAGCATTCAGAGCAAATACTCTCTTTCAGAGCGCTTAATTCGAACAATTGCTGCCATACGTTCCTTTCCCCATGATAACGTAGAGGACCTGATCAGAGGG GGAGCTGATGTGAATTGTACCCATGGCACACTGAAGCCACTGCACTGTGCCTGCATGGTTTCAGATGCTGACTGTGTGGAGTTACTCTTGGAAAAAGGAGCTGag GTAAATGCTCTAGATGGCTACAACCGGACAGCTCTCCATTATGCAGCTGAGAAAGATGAAGCTTGTGTAGAAGTCCTTTTGGAATATGGTGCAAACCCCAATGCGCTGGATGGCAACAGAGATACCCCACTTCACTGGGCAGCCTTTAAGAATAATGCCGAGTGTGTAAGGGCCCTCCTGGAGAGCGGCGCCTCTGTTAATGCCCTGGATTACAACAACGACACACCCCTTAGCTGGGCAGCCATGAAGGGAAACCTGGAGAGTGTCAGCATCCTCCTTGACTATGGTGCAGAGGTCAGGGTCACCAACTTAAAGGGCCAGACACCTATCTCTCGGTTAGTGGCTTTGCTGGTTAGGGGACTcggaacagaaaaagaggattctTGCTTTGAACTCCTCCACAGAGCTGTTGGACACTTCGAATTACGGAAAAATGGCACTATGCCTGGGGAGGTAGCCAGAGACCAGCAACTGTGTGAAAAACTGACTTTGCTGTGCTCAGCCCCAGGAACTCTAAAGACATTGTCTCGATATGCTGTTCGACATAGCCTGGGACTCCAGTATCTGCCAGATGCAGTCAAGGGCCTGCCACTGCCAGCATCTTTGAAGGAATACCTGTTACTTGTGGAATAA